The Procambarus clarkii isolate CNS0578487 chromosome 37, FALCON_Pclarkii_2.0, whole genome shotgun sequence genome window below encodes:
- the LOC138371901 gene encoding uncharacterized protein, giving the protein MVTQQSSSSDSAATQTPATRPPGAQCTASEHRPAQRAPPQGHQHLRALRRTTSGNPIAVDPPAKSPPGYAQHQHPHHPWHRKPPPPTTKSPPVEEQKAHVRHNHRHQQAHGPPPPNCGANCAFEPTPSTSEDPQSLKSPTSAQADDERLERLGSGRRSSEPEADPETWAPPAGRTDARRRTAAASTTGGTGPHTVGGSAATPAPSTGGTRGEDARPGSTAEDEEADGDAPQGSPGRSTGTAEPETWSGGTSDGSATPRGGSATTGGTSGDAGGSSAANGTRTSSPPESSSRGSGGKSSSRNTFTGATGSAVHPAA; this is encoded by the coding sequence ATGGTAACGCAGCAATCCTCCTCCAGTGACTCTGCGGCAACGCAGactccggcaacacgtcccccaggtgcCCAATGCACAGCCTCCGAGCACAGACCCgcacagagggcaccaccacaggggcatcaGCATTTACGGGCACTTCGTCGGACGACATCCGGGAATCCGATCGCCGTGGATCCTCCCGCAAAGTCACCACCAGgctacgcccagcaccagcatccccaccatccctggcaccggaagccaccaccccccaccacgaaGAGCCCTCCGGTGGAGGAGCAGAAGGCGCACGTGCGACACAACCACcgtcaccagcaggcacatggacctccacctCCAAACTGTGGAGCCAACTGCGCATTCGAACCCACACCGTCCACATCCGAGGATCCACAGTCACTAAAATCCCCAACATCAGCTCAGGCGGACGACGAACGCCtagaacgtttgggctccggccgaagatcgtcagagccggaagcagacCCAGAAACATGGGCACcaccagccggacgaaccgacgcccgacgcagaacggcagcagcctctaccacagggggaaccggaccacacacagttggaggctccgcagccaccccagcacccagcacaggagggaCCCGAGGGGAGGACGCAAGGCCAGGTTCcacagccgaagacgaggaagcagatggcgacgctccacagggatcaccaggaaggtccacgggaaCGGCAGAGCCAGAaacatggtcaggaggaacatccgacggctCCGCAACACCCAgaggagggtctgcgacaacTGGGGGAACGTCGGGCGACGCTGGGGGATcttcagcagcgaacgggacgcgcacctcctcacccccggagtcctcctccagagggagcggcgggaaatcctcctcacggaacacGTTCACAGGAgcaaccggatcagcagtacacccggcagcctga
- the LOC123765814 gene encoding uncharacterized protein isoform X1 produces MQAEYTRFFEELQTSIPVNLKRTGDLLLEKKLLEETKTELIKTVASMVHITNSNNNKHREIEKIKAQAERIKVTKKIMVKFKSSVTIGYHFLNCDICRQTCKKCEDPKNFLAGFAGTGTGVGTAVFTGIGTSVTSGAVMGAEVGIFGGPIGVAIGVGIGTVLGLTAGLTAGLLMRKTKADCLNNMNGPCSSRECSHDMTDHKTETQKYVTEEREIIDEIEKAKYDAFMNTITQLKTKVRENNIAMADLRKDMQDIAKALLQHTNKIVELSLGHKSLNTNSVIDEIILNERENWQHVELLQEFRKTVMLIQAQELSDAGVDVSIIGQDIDSDSSVVGIDAIDM; encoded by the coding sequence ATGCAAGCAGAGTATACAAGATTTTTTGAAGAGCTACAAACGTCTATTCCAGTAAATCTCAAAAGAACTGGGGACCTTTTGCTGGAGAAAAAATTACTCGAAGAAACAAAAACTGAATTGATAAAAACGGTAGCAAGTATGGTCCATATAACTAACTCAAATAATAATAAGCATAGGGAAATAGAGAAAATTAAAGCTCAGGCTGAAAGAATCAAAGTAACTAAAAAGATAATGGTAAAATTTAAATCTTCAGTAACCATTGGATATCACTTCCTCAACTGTGACATTTGCAGACAAACTTGTAAGAAGTGTGAAGACCCAAAAAATTTTCTTGCTGGATTTGCAGGAACTGGTACTGGGGTTGGCACGGCAGTTTTTACGGGAATTGGTACTTCAGTAACTTCTGGAGCAGTAATGGGGGCAGAAGTGGGTATCTTTGGTGGTCCAATaggagttgcaattggtgtaggcATTGGAACTGTCCTTGGTTTAACTGCTGGTCTCACCGCAGGACTTTTAATGAGAAAAACAAAGGCAGATTGTCTCAATAATATGAATGGACCATGCAGCAGTCGTGAATGCTCTCATGATATGACGGACCATAAAACTGAGACACAAAAATATGTCACGGAAGAAAGAGAAATAATTGATGAAATTGAGAAAGCCAAGTATGATGCATTTATGAACACCATAACGCAGTTAAAGACAAAGGTTAGAGAGAATAATATTGCAATGGCTGATCTACGTAAAGATATGCAAGATATTGCTAAAGCTTTGTTGCAACACACTaataaaatagttgaactgagccTGGGACATAAAAGCTTAAATACAAACTCTGTAATAGATGAAATAATCTTGAATGAAAGAGAGAACTGGCAACACGTTGAACTCTTACAGGAGTTCAGGAAGACAGTAATGCTAATACAAGCTCAAGAGCTCAGTGATGCAGGGGTTGATGTCAGTATTATTGGACAAGACATTGATAGTGATAGCTCTGTCGTTGGTATTGATGCTATTGATATGTAA